One genomic region from Nostoc sp. C052 encodes:
- a CDS encoding DNA-binding transcriptional regulator: MTIKKPLVIEQPKLGQLIHELRTVTGLTQEQFATHLGVTYSTVNRWENKRSKLSPMAMQRIEKLLQEMGEQGQKLLAKYQSN, translated from the coding sequence ATGACGATCAAAAAGCCTTTGGTAATCGAACAACCAAAACTGGGACAGCTTATCCATGAACTTCGCACTGTAACGGGTTTAACCCAAGAACAGTTTGCAACACATTTAGGTGTTACTTATTCCACAGTTAATCGTTGGGAAAATAAACGCTCTAAATTATCACCGATGGCTATGCAGAGGATTGAAAAACTTCTACAAGAGATGGGTGAACAAGGGCAGAAACTGTTAGCGAAATATCAATCAAATTAG
- a CDS encoding IS630 family transposase codes for MPAKNHLSEQQKERLLKTLKEHENPYVREKILILLLMNDGKTYHEISKFLDIAYPTVAYWAVHGDPDNLESFLDGRREGNFRKVTKEYEELLLKIIEKDPVEYGYEFGRWTAARLATYMEEETGIKLSGSQVRRILERKKYVYLWAKYSLEDKQNPEIRKAFKEKLSEYLRITNVAPERLQVWFWDESGFSLRVIRRKNWGKKGTRRKITGQRRRGRVNIMGGLRYHDKKRINFVIKKGNADVFYEQLKSLNNFLLQEWVEQGNLIDNFNDCSAKIVIILDNASFHKRKDILAYIKEEMPNIILEFLPPYSPDYNLIELVWHSAKEYIAHRLFESVSQLEDLLNKLLNEGGLIIKWERKIKNKGNAVY; via the coding sequence ATGCCAGCAAAAAATCATCTTTCCGAACAGCAAAAGGAACGGCTATTAAAAACGCTAAAAGAGCATGAAAATCCCTACGTAAGAGAAAAGATTCTGATTTTATTATTAATGAATGATGGAAAAACCTATCACGAGATTAGTAAGTTTTTAGATATTGCATATCCAACAGTAGCATATTGGGCTGTTCACGGAGACCCAGATAATCTAGAAAGTTTTTTAGATGGAAGAAGAGAAGGTAATTTCCGTAAAGTTACCAAAGAATATGAAGAATTGCTATTAAAAATAATTGAAAAAGACCCAGTAGAATATGGATATGAATTTGGTCGATGGACAGCAGCAAGACTGGCAACTTATATGGAAGAGGAAACAGGAATTAAATTAAGTGGCTCTCAAGTTAGGAGAATATTAGAGCGAAAAAAGTACGTTTACCTTTGGGCAAAGTATAGCCTAGAGGATAAACAGAATCCTGAAATACGTAAGGCATTTAAAGAAAAATTATCAGAATATTTAAGAATAACAAATGTTGCACCAGAGCGTTTGCAGGTATGGTTTTGGGATGAAAGCGGATTCAGTTTAAGAGTAATAAGAAGAAAAAATTGGGGTAAAAAAGGTACAAGAAGAAAAATCACAGGGCAAAGGAGAAGAGGAAGAGTAAATATTATGGGAGGGTTACGTTATCACGACAAAAAGAGAATTAATTTTGTGATAAAAAAGGGAAATGCAGATGTATTTTATGAGCAGCTTAAATCTTTGAACAACTTTCTCTTACAGGAATGGGTAGAGCAAGGTAATCTAATTGATAACTTCAATGATTGTTCGGCAAAAATAGTGATTATTCTAGACAATGCTAGCTTTCATAAAAGAAAAGATATTTTAGCTTATATCAAAGAGGAAATGCCAAATATTATCCTGGAATTTCTACCACCTTATAGCCCAGATTATAATTTAATAGAATTGGTTTGGCATTCAGCAAAAGAATATATAGCTCATAGATTGTTTGAGTCAGTATCACAGCTAGAAGATTTGTTAAATAAATTGTTAAATGAAGGAGGCCTTATTATTAAATGGG